From Bombyx mori chromosome 26, ASM3026992v2, one genomic window encodes:
- the LOC101745160 gene encoding nuclear hormone receptor HR96 — protein MDNIGENKTENVSQKKELPLNLQKICLVCGDKALGYNFNAISCESCKAFFRRNALASKEFKCPFTNNCVITVVTRRFCQKCRLEKCFAVGMVKEFIMSEEDKAEKRRKIEENRARKRKSDCDEAVSSSKSMKKDDENLTSNYPPESIQYDVLNSTTCSPSSTVQSPLNNDMESSIQSPPMYNYAPIPPVQPEYNMKVFPIDEKQIMDQALYEQRMMDSYKMYDNVESNTYMEPPKQNSIRQILTNGDTATAFKETKQQHVCEEIPSTSTDPDVNKARDILQDVERIEPNSMESILCEAIKLEFESYASVNSCSGSSRELNEVERAKLNELIVANKALNAPIDDDISQLVDSASAEPGGKHDPRLIRLVNLTAVAIRRLIKIAKKISAFKNMCEEDQVALLKGGCIEMMVLRSTMTYDGQRNQWKIPHCQEQFGRIGTDVLKLAKGDIYRSHEAFISTFCARWRTDESVILILSAILLFAPHRPRLVHRDVVKLEQNSYYYLLRRYLESVYPGCEAKSTFLKLIQKVLELRKLAEEITDVYLDVNPLEPLLMEIFDLKHHGGRD, from the exons ATGGACAATATTggtgaaaataaaacagaaaacgtGAGCCAGAAAAAGGAACTACCACTTAATTTgcaaaaaatatgtttagtgTGCGGTGATAAAGCGTTAGGCTACAATTTTAATGCCATTTCGTGTGAGAGTTGCAAAGCGTTTTTCCGTCGAAATGCATTGGCTAGTAAAGAATTCAAATGTCCGTTTACGAACAATTGTGTTATAACCGTGGTCACAAGAAGATTCTGCCAGAAGTGTCGTTTAGAGAAATGTTTTGCCGTCGGTATGGTGAAAGAGTTTATAATGTCGGAGGAGGACAAAGCAGAAAAAAGGCGAAAAATAGAAGAGAACCGAGCCAGAAAAAGAAAGAGCGATTGTGATGAAGCTGTTTCTAGTTCAAAGAGTATGAAAAAAGATGATGAGAACTTGACAAGTAATTATCCACCAGAATCAATACAATATGATGTCTTAAACAGCACTACATGCAGTCCAAGCAGCACAGTCCAATCTCCACTCAACAATGACATGGAATCATCAATACAATCCCCTCCCATGTACAATTATGCTCCAATACCACCAGTTCAACCTGAATACAATATGAAGGTCTTCCCTATTGATGAGAAGCAGATAATGGATCAAGCATTGTACGAACAAAGGATGATGGATTCATACAAAATGTATGATAATGTTGAGAGTAACACATATATGGAGCCCCCCAAACAAAATAGTATAAG ACAAATCTTAACGAATGGAGACACAGCAACCGCATTTAAAGAGACGAAACAACAACATGTCTGTGAAGAGATACCTTCCACCAGTACCGACCCTGATGTGAACAAAGCAAGGGATATCCTTCAAGATGTTGAAAG GATAGAACCAAACTCAATGGAGTCGATATTGTGTGAAGCAATCAAATTAGAATTCGAATCGTACGCTTCAGTGAACTCGTGTAGCGGCTCGTCCCGGGAACTCAATGAG GTAGAGCGCGCCAAGCTCAACGAACTGATCGTTGCCAACAAGGCCCTCAACGCGCCCATAGACGACGACATCTCGCAGCTCGTGGACTCCGCCAGCGCA GAGCCGGGCGGCAAGCACGACCCGCGCCTCATCCGGCTCGTCAACCTCACGGCGGTGGCCATACGCCGCCTCATCAAGATCGCCAAGAAGATTAGCGCCTTCAAGAACATGTGCGAGGAGGACCAG GTGGCTCTACTCAAGGGAGGCTGCATAGAGATGATGGTGCTTCGGAGCACAATGACCTACGATGGCCAGAGGAATCAGTGGAAG ATCCCGCACTGCCAGGAGCAGTTCGGCCGCATCGGCACGGACGTGCTGAAGCTGGCCAAGGGCGACATCTACCGCTCGCACGAGGCCTTCATCAGCACGTTCTGCGCGCGCTGGCGCACCGACGAGAGCGTCATCCTCATCCTCTCCGCCATCCTGCTGTTCGCGCCGCACCGACCGCGCCTCGTGCACCGCGACGTCGTCAAGCTGGAGCAG AACTCGTACTACTATCTGCTGCGGCGCTACCTGGAGAGCGTGTACCCCGGCTGCGAGGCGAAGTCAACCTTCCTCAAGCTCATACAGAAAGTCCTCGAGCTTCGGAAGCTCGCCGAAGAGATAACCGACGTGTACCTCGACGTTAACCCTCTCGAACCGCTGCTGATGGAAATCTTCGATCTCAAGCATCACGGCGGGAGGGACTGA
- the LOC101744388 gene encoding heparanase: MYINQVLLYNFLSLVFLSTADMYSVKIDTEQHVNVVDPRFLSFTVDPKYLFSTSEKYKRKECLCMAASLAPAYLRIAGPSTSQMVFHNATIAIADDEEPSDLAVRYRQWRKFVQWAKSTGFDLIFALNNEERTATGLWDPNTALNILTVAEKANIGEIFWQLGYECTNQSIEEYLNDLETLRVIVETFPPGRTEMWKVVAGDISECLHGDSKSDFRDYIVLSSDMMDAIMLNGNSSSQDLERMSDLDRLKLLKFLSHSTTPLWLTETTQQRYNELERAVDWLSSLGYSARNGFSVHYRELLEEEMYEPSLSFYMALLFKNLVGERVLNLEMEAGQAIMFAHCTSLRHQAIPGAVTLYGANMDDEPARFSIKLSKKEEGGDIMQFIISHDHNGNIAVNGRVMFFEGDIKPIVKRVRPYKSLLINLPAKSFGFWVLANTNVEACKDYGDDKPRVDSTESSSDEIRVRRSIISTDDNNAKDLRFVEKLKNVSVQERFEDAKHGVGQVLNVVKRNTKKKEREIEEDKRNNRKKKISKFKTKFDRVGRRDSNLKSLRDIIKSRRYLRKRKPTRYNRSKSNRLYGAKYRPKEKKEETAVETKRKRRDINEVDHKMNNINDLSIENVENLKNVKLLNILRKIHEQLEDLSAEKESKKEKDDDSIDSSSEIVGAGFIKTTVNNLMGLLSDLNENLSKFWNAVTILE, encoded by the exons ATGTACATCAATCAAGTGCTCTTATATAATTTCCTGAGTTTAGTGTTCCTGTCTACCGCTGATATGTACAGCGTGAAGATAGACACGGAGCAACACGTTAACGTAGTTGACCCTAGATTTTTGAGTTTCACAGTTGATCCCAAATATTTGTTTTCTACCAGCGAAAAATATAAAag GAAAGAATGCCTTTGCATGGCCGCGTCGTTAGCCCCGGCATATCTTCGCATAGCTGGCCCTTCCACTTCACAAATGGTGTTCCACAACGCGACCATCGCGATCGCTGACGACGAAGAGCCAAGCGATTTGGCTGTGCGCTACCGGCAATGGAGAAAGTTCGTGCAGTGGGCCAAATCAACAG GTTTTGATCTGATTTTCGCATTGAACAACGAGGAACGGACAGCTACTGGTTTGTGGGACCCTAATACGGCTTTGAACATCCTTACTGTAGCCGAAAAAGCCAATATTGGCGAAATTTTTTGGCAACTTGGATATG aatGCACAAACCAATCTATTGAGGAATACCTCAACGACTTGGAGACGTTACGGGTGATCGTCGAGACCTTTCCTCCAGGAAGAACGGAGATGTGGAAGGTGGTGGCTGGTGACATCAGCGAATGCCTGCACGGAGACTCCAAAAGTGATTTCAGAGATTACATAGTACTCTCCAGTGACATGATGGACGCAATTATGTTAAATGg AAACTCATCCTCGCAAGATTTAGAACGCATGTCGGATTTAGATCGGTTGAAACTCCTGAAGTTCTTAAGTCACAGCACCACTCCGCTCTGGCTGACGGAAACCACGCAACAACGATATAACGAGCTGGAAAGAGCAGTGGACTGGCTCAGCAGTCTGGGATATTCTGCTCGGAATGGTTTCTCGGTGCATTACAGGGAGTTACTGGAAGAAGAAATGTATGAACCTAGTTTG AGCTTTTACATGGCGCTGCTGTTTAAGAACTTAGTTGGCGAGCGAGTGCTCAACTTAGAGATGGAGGCGGGACAGGCTATAATGTTCGCGCATTGCACGTCGCTACGTCACCAGGCGATCCCCGGCGCCGTCACGCTGTACGGAGCCAACATGGATGATGAACCGGCTCGCTTCTCCATCAAACTGTCGAAAAAAGAAGAAGGAGGAGATATTATGCAGTTCATTATTAGTCACGACCACAACGG GAACATAGCCGTAAACGGACGTGTCATGTTTTTCGAGGGTGACATCAAACCCATCGTGAAACGAGTGCGTCCATACAAATCTCTGTTAATTAATTTACCGGCCAAATCTTTTGGGTTCTGGGTCTTAGCCAACACAAATGTGGAAGCCTGCAAAGATTACGGCGATGATAAGCCTCGCGTAGATTCAACTGAATCTAGCAGTGATGAAATAAGGGTTAGAAGATCTATAATCTCTACTGATGACAATAACGCAAAAGATCTCCGATTCGTTGAAAAGCTTAAAAACGTTTCGGTACAGGAAAGATTTGAGGATGCCAAACACGGCGTTGGTCAAGTACTGAACGTTGTCAAAAGGAACACCAAAAAAAAGGAGAGGGAGATTGAGGAGGATAAACGTAAtaacagaaagaaaaaaataagcaaatttaaaacaaaatttgataGAGTTGGTCGAAGAGATTCAAACTTGAAATCTCTACGAGATATAATTAAATCCAGGCGTTATTTAAGGAAAAGGAAACCAACAAGATATAACAGAAGTAAATCAAATAGACTTTACGGCGCTAAGTATAgaccaaaagaaaaaaaagaagagacaGCTGTAGAAACTAAAAGAAAACGACGGGATATCAATGAGGTTGATCATAAAATGAATAACATTAATGATTTGTCAATAGAAAATgtagaaaatttgaaaaatgttaAGTTGTTGAATATATTACGTAAAATACACGAGCAATTAGAAGACCTCTCTGCCGAAAAAGaatctaaaaaagaaaaagatgacGATTCGATTGATTCTAGTAGCGAAATAGTTGGCGCTGGCTTTATAAAAACAACAGTGAACAATCTGATGGGATTATTATCTGATTTAAATGAGAATTTAAGCAAATTTTGGAATGCCGTTACAATTTTGGAGTAA